The Syngnathus scovelli strain Florida chromosome 18, RoL_Ssco_1.2, whole genome shotgun sequence genome contains a region encoding:
- the LOC125985721 gene encoding ADP-ribosyl cyclase/cyclic ADP-ribose hydrolase 1 gives MVRRRCLEQRAKQRVTMATNFKISVTAWVLALCMCVAPLRTPSGTTPNIKHIVMGRCFNYITLVNPGIRSDCEEIWQAFEEAVLGQTSCDVAAERYRRMFQAMPQMGACDRFLLWSKTRMLIQDYTAVARDLWTLEDTLAGYMFNDLVWCGQREDSDFDFGSCPKWSACLHHPVNSFWRQASKNFAEMACGNVTVLLNGSIEKAFNRNSMFGSVELDSLNPLRVRYVNIKVVTNLDGPYIESCTKGSVVDLIHILQARGFRWTCSDNDRILTMLQCVRKPDHSACRTHADSQAVK, from the exons ATGGTTAGAAGACGCTGTCTTGAGCAGAGAGCAAAGCAGCGGGTTACCATGGCGACTAACTTCAAAATCAGCGTGACTGCAT GGGTGCTGGCACTTTGCATGTGCGTGGCACCGCTGCGAACCCCTTCGGGCACCACGCCCAACATCAAACACATCGTGATGGGCAGGTGCTTCAACTACATCACGCTTGTCAACCCCGGCATCAG GTCGGACTGCGAGGAGATCTGGCAAGCGTTCGAGGAGGCGGTATTGGGGCAGACGTCGTGCGATGTAGCCGCCGAGCGCTACCGCCGTATGTTTCAAGCCATGCCGCAAATGGGGGCCTGCGACCGG ttccTGTTGTGGAGCAAGACGAGGATGCTGATTCAGGACTACACGGCAGTGGCGCGTGACCTGTGGACGCTGGAGGACACGCTAGCGGGCTACATGTTCAACGACCTCGTCTGGTGCGGCCAGCGGGAAGACTCGG ATTTCGATTTCGGATCGTGTCCCAAGTGGTCGGCGTGTTTGCATCATCCCGTGAACTCCTTTTGGAGGCAAGCCTCCAAAAAT TTTGCTGAAATGGCGTGCGGCAACGTCACCGTGCTGCTGAATGGCTCCATTGAGAAGGCCTTCAACAGAAACAG CATGTTCGGAAGCGTGGAGCTGGACAGTCTGAATCCACTGAGGGTCCGCTATGTCAACATCAAGGTGGTCACCAATCTGGACGGCCCCTATAT AGAATCCTGCACAAAGGGCTCCGTCGTTGACTTGATCCACATCCTGCAGGCCCGCGGATTCCGATGGACATGTTCCGATAACGACCG CATTCTGACCATGCTCCAATGCGTCCGCAAGCCGGACCACTCGGCGTGCCGGACCCACGCCGACAGCCAGGCAGTCAAGTGA